A single Pan troglodytes isolate AG18354 chromosome X, NHGRI_mPanTro3-v2.0_pri, whole genome shotgun sequence DNA region contains:
- the RTL8A gene encoding retrotransposon Gag-like protein 8A isoform X2: MDGRVQLMKALLAGPLRPAARRWRNPIPFPETFDGDTDRLPEFIVQTCSYMFVDENTFSNDALKTYATTAIAIHRISPTDCGS, from the exons ATGGACGGTCGGGTGCAGCTGATGAAGGCCCTCCTGGCCGGGCCCCTCCGGCCCGCGGCGCGTCGCTGGAGGAATCCGATTCCCTTTCCCGAGACGTTTGACGGCGATACCGACCGACTCCCGGAGTTCATCGTGCAGACGTGCTCCTACATGTTCGTGGACGAGAACACGTTCTCCAACGACGCCCTGAAG ACCTACGCTACCACTGCCATCGCCATCCACCGCATCTCACCAACAGACTGCGGCTCCTAG
- the RTL8A gene encoding retrotransposon Gag-like protein 8A isoform X1 yields the protein MDGRVQLMKALLAGPLRPAARRWRNPIPFPETFDGDTDRLPEFIVQTCSYMFVDENTFSNDALKVTFLITRLTGPALQWVIPYIKKESPLLNDYRGFLAEMKRVFGWEEDEDF from the coding sequence ATGGACGGTCGGGTGCAGCTGATGAAGGCCCTCCTGGCCGGGCCCCTCCGGCCCGCGGCGCGTCGCTGGAGGAATCCGATTCCCTTTCCCGAGACGTTTGACGGCGATACCGACCGACTCCCGGAGTTCATCGTGCAGACGTGCTCCTACATGTTCGTGGACGAGAACACGTTCTCCAACGACGCCCTGAAGGTGACGTTCCTCATCACCCGCCTCACGGGGCCCGCCCTGCAGTGGGTGATCCCCTACATCAAGAAGGAGAGCCCCCTGCTCAATGATTACCGGGGCTTCCTGGCCGAGATGAAGCGGGTCTTTGGATGGGAGGAGGACGAGGACTTCTAG